From the Methanooceanicella nereidis genome, one window contains:
- a CDS encoding cupin domain-containing protein, with translation METVKISSLEEFSVEKYLKVNPFKTDKIIFNVYNFKPWQALHMHKHPDNDEVFYVVDGEGIFIVHDEERSISENSAIYVPANTLHSILAGENDLVIISVQGPTPVGSMLMDNFRYGCPVCSLDTPVTINTYDGCLTVCPRCNIKLKLKKIDGRFEAEETKESPPTIAWV, from the coding sequence ATGGAGACGGTGAAGATCAGTTCATTAGAAGAGTTCTCAGTCGAAAAATACCTCAAAGTAAACCCTTTTAAAACAGATAAGATCATTTTCAACGTCTACAATTTTAAGCCGTGGCAGGCCCTTCATATGCATAAGCACCCGGATAATGACGAGGTTTTTTATGTGGTTGACGGCGAAGGCATATTCATAGTCCATGATGAGGAACGTTCCATAAGTGAGAATTCCGCCATATACGTCCCGGCAAATACTCTGCACAGCATCCTGGCAGGTGAGAATGACCTCGTGATCATTTCAGTTCAGGGCCCCACGCCTGTAGGGTCCATGTTAATGGATAACTTCAGGTATGGCTGTCCCGTATGCTCTCTTGACACGCCCGTCACTATCAATACTTATGACGGATGCCTGACGGTATGCCCGCGGTGCAACATCAAGCTCAAGCTGAAAAAAATAGATGGCAGGTTTGAAGCAGAAGAGACTAAAGAAAGCCCTCCCACAATAGCCTGGGTATGA